The Amycolatopsis coloradensis sequence GTCGCCTGGGGCACGGTCGCCGACCGGATCGGCCGGAAACGGGCGTTCAGCATCACGCTGCTGCTGTTCGCGCTGTTCTCCGTGCTGGGCGCGCTCGCGCCGAACGTGGAGACGTTCCTGGCCCTGCGTTTCCTCGCGGGGATCGGACTGGGCGGCTGCATCCCGGTCGACTACGCGATCGTCAGCGAGTTCTCCCCGCGCAAGCATCGCGGCCGGGTCCTGTCCGCGATGGACGGCTGGTGGCCGATCGGGACCACGCTGGCCGCCGTCAGCGCGACGCTGCTGCTCCCGGTCGAGGGGAACTGGCGCTGGATGCTGGTCTTGATGATCCTGCCCGCGCTGTTGCTGTTCTGGGTGCGGCGTGGTGTCCCGGAATCACCGCTGTACCTGGTGCGCAAGGGTCGCGAGGCGGAGGCACGGGCCGTGATCGACGACCTCGTGCGCCGCACGGGAGCGGCTCCGGAGCCCTACTCGGTCCCGCCCGCGGTGGTCGAGGACACCCGCGGTGGCGCGGTCGCGGCCGCGTTCGATCAGTTGCGCCGGGTGTGGGCGTTCAACCCGCGGATCACCGCGGTGGCGTGGTCGTTGTTCATCAGCGTCATGCTGGTCTACTACGCCGCGCTCAGCTGGATGCCGTCCATCCTGCGGGCGCAGGGCTTCGGCGAGATCGCGGCCTTCGCCTCGACCGCGCTCATGAACGCGACCGGCATCGTCGGGGTCGCGGTGGCCGTGCTCCTGGTCGACAAGGTCGGCCGCAAGCGGATCATCATGGTCGCCGGTCCGCTCACCGCACTGTCGCTGGTGGTGTTCTCCCTGCTGCTCGACACGCCTGCCGCGGCGGTCGTGGCGATCGGCGCGT is a genomic window containing:
- a CDS encoding MFS transporter gives rise to the protein MRTGDQIVQDLPWRWSVQGKIFLIGGLGYMFDAWDVALNGFLTPLVGTEFGLSAGGKGLVATANLIGMAVGAVAWGTVADRIGRKRAFSITLLLFALFSVLGALAPNVETFLALRFLAGIGLGGCIPVDYAIVSEFSPRKHRGRVLSAMDGWWPIGTTLAAVSATLLLPVEGNWRWMLVLMILPALLLFWVRRGVPESPLYLVRKGREAEARAVIDDLVRRTGAAPEPYSVPPAVVEDTRGGAVAAAFDQLRRVWAFNPRITAVAWSLFISVMLVYYAALSWMPSILRAQGFGEIAAFASTALMNATGIVGVAVAVLLVDKVGRKRIIMVAGPLTALSLVVFSLLLDTPAAAVVAIGAFGLFALVVIPVMYAYVSELYPTELRASGFGWASSSSRAITGFAPLLFGSVLWPVLGLPLTFTVLGVLVVAAVVFMMTGAPETRGRELDRIVDPVEAPAETRTAL